One genomic segment of Desulfurispora thermophila DSM 16022 includes these proteins:
- a CDS encoding CoB--CoM heterodisulfide reductase iron-sulfur subunit A family protein produces MGVWQVNHNLEHNGQVTGSVLIVGAGISGMQSALDLAEMGYKVYLVEKSPAIGGRMPMLDKTFPTNDCSMCILSPKLVECGRHRNIEVHTMSEITALNGEPGNFTVTIKKHPRYVDPQKCLGCGACAAECPQEVPDEFNQEMGMRKAIYKLYPQAFPNAYVIDKENCLECGACEDVCPANAIDHNMAEEEITLQVGAIILCPGFELFNARLRGEFGYGVYENVITSLQFERMLSASGPFRGHVQRPSDGKEPQKVAFIQCVGSRDLINDCGYCSAVCCMYATKEAIIAREHVPGLSSTIFCMDVRAYGKDFEKYYQRAQEQYGVRYVRCMISAVKELQQTKDLRLRYRTADGQMVEEDFDLVVLSVGLQPTNEAIELANILGLELNQFNFCQTQELTGVASTRPGIYVAGAFSGPRDIPETVMQASAAAGDAAAFLAPARGTQVSAKTFPPERDVTGEEPRIGVFVCHCGINISSVVNVPEVVKFAAGLPHVVHAQEGLYVCSQDSQAQMKQIIEEKKLNRVVVASCSPRTHKPLFQETMREAGLNKQLFEMANIRDQCSWVHQNQPEKATAKAKDLVKMAVAKAATLQPVKPVTVGVVPAALVIGGGVAGMTAALSLAEQGYQVHIVEKEAQLGGMARRIRYGFRGEDIPAYLNDLIARVTQNECISVYTNNEVVDVAGYMGNFTSKLSDGSQIKHGVTIIATGGEELKPHEYLYGENPRVISQLEAEADLTNPQSCLLNAGTVAFIQCVGSREPQRPYCSRVCCSKTMQLALEIKKQRPQARVIVFYRDIRTYGFLEELYRKARESGVIFIRYDLEQKPVVSEQNGQLTIRAHDPILGQELTFTLDMLVLATAIVPAASNNRLSQLFKVPLNADNFFLEAHMKLRPVDFASEGVYMCGLAHAPKNIEESIAQGKAAAGRAATVLARDYLEAKGVTARVQQNKCAACLTCVRLCPFNAPRLGPNHKAEIEAVICQGCGTCAGECPNKAIILEGYRDTQFMQMVDHLYSPPLAECAAE; encoded by the coding sequence ATGGGGGTTTGGCAAGTGAATCACAACCTTGAGCATAACGGACAGGTCACCGGTTCTGTTTTAATAGTTGGTGCGGGTATCAGCGGCATGCAGTCAGCCCTGGATCTGGCCGAAATGGGGTACAAAGTTTATCTGGTGGAGAAATCACCGGCTATCGGCGGACGCATGCCCATGCTGGACAAAACATTTCCCACCAACGACTGCTCCATGTGCATACTATCTCCCAAGCTGGTGGAGTGTGGCCGGCATCGCAATATAGAAGTTCATACCATGTCGGAGATCACAGCGCTAAATGGCGAACCGGGCAATTTTACTGTCACCATTAAAAAACATCCCCGTTATGTGGACCCGCAGAAATGCCTAGGCTGCGGCGCCTGTGCCGCCGAATGTCCCCAGGAGGTACCCGACGAGTTCAACCAGGAGATGGGGATGCGCAAGGCCATCTATAAGCTGTACCCGCAGGCTTTCCCCAACGCCTATGTAATTGATAAAGAAAACTGTTTGGAATGCGGTGCCTGTGAAGACGTTTGTCCGGCCAATGCCATTGACCACAACATGGCAGAGGAAGAAATTACTTTACAGGTGGGGGCCATAATCCTCTGTCCCGGTTTTGAGCTTTTCAATGCCCGTTTGCGGGGCGAATTTGGTTACGGGGTCTATGAAAATGTGATCACCAGCTTGCAGTTTGAGCGCATGCTCAGTGCATCCGGACCGTTTCGCGGGCATGTCCAGCGCCCTTCCGATGGAAAGGAACCGCAAAAAGTAGCCTTTATCCAGTGTGTGGGTTCGCGGGATTTAATTAACGACTGCGGTTATTGCTCTGCGGTATGCTGCATGTATGCCACCAAGGAGGCCATTATTGCCCGCGAGCATGTACCGGGCCTTTCCAGTACCATCTTTTGCATGGATGTGCGGGCCTACGGCAAGGACTTTGAAAAATATTACCAGCGCGCTCAGGAACAGTACGGCGTGCGCTATGTGCGCTGCATGATCTCTGCGGTTAAAGAACTGCAGCAAACCAAGGACCTGCGCCTGCGTTACCGGACGGCAGACGGGCAAATGGTGGAGGAAGACTTCGACCTGGTTGTGTTGTCTGTTGGCTTACAGCCAACCAACGAGGCAATTGAGCTGGCTAATATTTTGGGGCTGGAGCTAAACCAATTTAACTTCTGCCAAACGCAGGAGCTTACCGGTGTAGCCAGCACCAGACCGGGCATTTATGTGGCGGGGGCTTTTTCCGGCCCCCGGGATATTCCGGAAACCGTCATGCAGGCCAGCGCTGCGGCCGGTGACGCGGCCGCCTTTCTGGCCCCGGCCAGGGGGACACAGGTCAGTGCCAAAACCTTTCCGCCCGAGCGCGATGTGACAGGCGAGGAACCGCGCATCGGAGTCTTCGTTTGCCACTGCGGTATCAACATCAGCTCAGTGGTCAACGTACCAGAGGTTGTAAAATTTGCCGCCGGACTGCCCCATGTTGTTCACGCCCAGGAGGGTCTGTACGTCTGCTCCCAGGACAGCCAGGCCCAGATGAAACAGATAATCGAGGAGAAAAAGCTCAACCGGGTGGTGGTGGCTTCCTGCAGCCCGCGTACCCACAAGCCCCTGTTCCAGGAAACCATGCGGGAAGCCGGCCTGAATAAGCAACTCTTTGAGATGGCCAATATACGTGACCAGTGCTCCTGGGTACACCAGAACCAACCGGAAAAAGCCACCGCCAAGGCCAAGGATCTGGTGAAAATGGCTGTGGCCAAGGCAGCCACTTTGCAGCCGGTCAAACCGGTTACCGTAGGCGTTGTACCTGCCGCCCTGGTCATTGGCGGCGGTGTGGCAGGCATGACGGCGGCACTCAGTCTGGCCGAGCAGGGATATCAAGTGCACATAGTGGAAAAAGAGGCACAGCTGGGCGGTATGGCCCGCCGCATCCGTTATGGTTTCCGGGGCGAAGACATTCCTGCTTATTTAAACGACCTGATTGCCCGGGTAACCCAGAATGAGTGCATCAGTGTGTACACAAATAACGAAGTGGTAGATGTAGCCGGCTACATGGGCAATTTCACCAGCAAACTCTCTGATGGCTCGCAGATTAAGCACGGTGTAACCATTATTGCTACCGGCGGGGAAGAACTTAAACCGCATGAATACCTGTATGGTGAAAATCCGCGTGTAATTTCCCAGCTGGAAGCCGAAGCCGATCTGACCAATCCGCAGTCATGTTTGCTCAACGCCGGTACAGTGGCTTTTATTCAGTGCGTGGGTTCGCGCGAACCGCAAAGACCCTATTGCAGCAGGGTTTGTTGCAGCAAAACCATGCAACTGGCTCTGGAAATCAAAAAGCAGCGACCACAGGCCAGGGTTATCGTTTTCTACCGCGACATACGTACCTATGGTTTTCTGGAGGAGCTATACCGCAAAGCGCGGGAAAGCGGTGTTATCTTTATACGCTATGACCTGGAGCAAAAACCTGTCGTCAGTGAGCAAAATGGTCAGCTTACCATCCGCGCTCATGATCCTATTTTGGGGCAAGAGCTAACCTTCACGCTGGACATGCTGGTGCTGGCCACGGCCATTGTTCCGGCGGCGAGCAACAACCGCCTTTCCCAGCTGTTCAAGGTACCCCTCAACGCGGACAATTTCTTCCTGGAAGCGCATATGAAATTGCGTCCGGTGGACTTCGCCTCCGAAGGCGTGTATATGTGCGGTCTAGCCCACGCGCCCAAAAACATCGAAGAGAGCATTGCCCAGGGCAAGGCGGCAGCCGGCCGGGCCGCTACTGTACTGGCGCGTGATTATCTGGAGGCCAAAGGAGTAACCGCCCGGGTGCAACAAAATAAATGTGCCGCCTGCCTTACCTGCGTACGGCTCTGCCCCTTCAACGCACCGCGCCTGGGTCCCAATCACAAGGCGGAAATAGAGGCTGTTATCTGCCAGGGTTGCGGAACCTGTGCCGGGGAGTGCCCCAACAAAGCCATTATCCTGGAAGGCTATAGGGACACCCAATTCATGCAAATGGTGGACCATCTCTACTCCCCACCCCTGGCGGAATGTGCCGCAGAGTGA
- a CDS encoding methylenetetrahydrofolate reductase, whose amino-acid sequence MQTESKLQKLLDSGHFVVTAEIGPPKHASAHGVRHHAEMMRDYVDATNITDCQTAIVRISSIATAVHVKDCGIEPIVQMTCRDRNRIAIQADLLGAYSLGLRNLLCLSGDHQKFGNHPTAKNVYDIDSIQLINAVRKMRDEKVFFCGEPIKEHEPRFFIGAVANPFADPFEFRVARLEKKIEAGAQFIQTQCIFDMERFERFMEMVRERGLHERAHILAGVTPLKSWRAAKYMQTSVSGMIVPEELVQRLKNAEDPKKEGVDICVEQIKYIKENIKGVHGVHIMAIAWEEIVPEIVQRCGLYPRPKVE is encoded by the coding sequence GTGCAGACCGAAAGCAAACTGCAAAAACTGTTGGACAGTGGGCACTTTGTTGTAACAGCCGAGATTGGTCCCCCCAAGCATGCTTCGGCCCACGGTGTGCGCCACCATGCCGAAATGATGCGTGATTATGTTGACGCGACCAACATTACCGACTGCCAGACGGCCATTGTGCGCATATCCAGCATTGCCACGGCCGTGCATGTTAAGGACTGCGGCATAGAACCCATTGTGCAGATGACCTGCCGGGACAGAAACCGCATCGCCATCCAGGCCGATTTGCTGGGAGCGTACAGTTTGGGGTTACGCAACCTGCTCTGCCTGTCCGGTGACCACCAGAAGTTCGGCAACCATCCCACGGCCAAGAATGTTTATGATATTGACTCGATTCAGTTGATTAACGCCGTGCGCAAAATGCGCGATGAAAAGGTCTTCTTCTGCGGCGAACCCATCAAGGAACACGAACCCCGTTTCTTTATCGGTGCGGTGGCCAACCCCTTTGCCGATCCCTTCGAGTTCCGGGTGGCTCGCCTGGAAAAGAAAATTGAGGCGGGTGCCCAATTCATTCAGACCCAGTGCATCTTTGACATGGAACGCTTTGAGCGCTTTATGGAAATGGTGCGCGAGCGCGGTCTGCACGAGCGGGCGCACATTCTGGCCGGGGTCACGCCGCTCAAGAGCTGGCGGGCGGCCAAGTACATGCAGACCAGCGTTTCCGGCATGATCGTACCCGAAGAACTGGTGCAGCGCCTGAAGAACGCGGAGGATCCCAAGAAAGAGGGCGTGGATATCTGCGTGGAGCAGATCAAATATATCAAAGAGAACATCAAGGGTGTGCACGGTGTGCACATCATGGCCATTGCCTGGGAGGAAATTGTGCCCGAGATTGTGCAGCGCTGTGGTTTATACCCAAGGCCCAAAGTTGAATAG
- a CDS encoding methylenetetrahydrofolate reductase C-terminal domain-containing protein, translated as MIIAQQKPVKDIAAMIADCKKVAFIGCAGCVAVCLAGGEKETEILASAMRIMRRLEGNPLETVTYLATRQCDPEYVVALDEVVKDVDAIVSLACGVGVQYLAERFDKWVVPALDTKFIGGSVVHGIWEEKCGLCGDCVLHKTGGICPIIRCSKSILNGPCGGSQYGKCEVSKDVDCAWQLIYDRMKKLGKLDKLLEIQPFKDWSKSRDVGPRRATREDVIIE; from the coding sequence GTGATTATAGCTCAGCAAAAGCCTGTGAAGGATATAGCGGCCATGATTGCCGACTGCAAAAAGGTCGCTTTCATCGGTTGCGCCGGCTGCGTAGCTGTTTGTTTGGCCGGTGGCGAAAAGGAAACCGAGATTCTGGCCTCGGCCATGCGCATTATGCGCCGGCTGGAAGGTAACCCGCTGGAAACAGTAACCTATCTGGCCACCCGGCAGTGCGATCCAGAGTACGTGGTGGCACTGGACGAAGTGGTCAAAGACGTGGATGCCATAGTATCGCTGGCCTGTGGCGTGGGCGTGCAGTATCTGGCCGAGCGCTTTGACAAATGGGTGGTTCCGGCCCTGGACACCAAATTTATTGGTGGCTCGGTGGTGCATGGCATATGGGAAGAAAAATGCGGCCTGTGCGGCGACTGTGTGCTGCACAAGACGGGAGGCATTTGTCCCATTATCCGCTGCTCCAAGAGCATCTTAAACGGCCCTTGCGGTGGTTCCCAGTACGGCAAGTGCGAAGTGAGCAAAGATGTGGATTGCGCCTGGCAGCTCATTTACGACCGGATGAAAAAACTGGGTAAGCTGGACAAGCTTCTGGAAATCCAACCTTTTAAAGACTGGTCCAAGTCCCGGGACGTCGGGCCGCGCCGGGCAACCAGGGAGGATGTGATCATCGAGTGA
- a CDS encoding hydrogenase iron-sulfur subunit, giving the protein MSFEPKIVAFCCHYCAYSAADLAGSMRLQYSPNIRVVEMTCSGNIDHRVLLNAFEQGADGVYVAGCLEGDCHFLKGNFRAKKRVQAVKKLLDEIGFGSERLEFYNLSAAMGPRFAEIANEMTERIRQLGPSPFNKAAGGCTAKEGEAE; this is encoded by the coding sequence TTGAGTTTTGAACCGAAGATTGTGGCCTTTTGCTGCCATTATTGCGCTTACTCCGCTGCCGACCTGGCCGGTTCCATGCGCTTGCAGTACTCGCCCAACATCCGGGTGGTGGAAATGACCTGCTCGGGCAACATCGATCACCGTGTGTTGCTGAACGCTTTTGAGCAGGGAGCGGACGGAGTGTATGTGGCTGGTTGCTTGGAAGGTGACTGCCACTTCTTGAAGGGCAACTTCCGGGCCAAGAAGCGGGTGCAGGCGGTGAAAAAGCTGCTGGATGAGATTGGTTTTGGTAGCGAGCGGCTGGAGTTTTACAACCTTTCCGCCGCTATGGGCCCCCGCTTTGCCGAGATTGCCAATGAGATGACCGAGCGCATTCGCCAGCTGGGCCCCAGCCCCTTTAACAAAGCTGCGGGCGGCTGCACAGCGAAAGAAGGTGAAGCAGAGTGA
- a CDS encoding NAD(P)-binding protein — MSAEKVGAVMVVGAGIAGIQASLDLAESGYYVYLVESSPAIGGTMPMLDKTFPTNDCSMCILSPKLVECGRHLNVKTLTCAKVEEVSGEPGNFKVKVRQAPRFVDLDKCKACGECASVCPVEVKSEFNQGLGKRKAVYKHYAQAFPNAFVIDKAGTPPCRAACPAGVNAQGYVQLIKKGKLMEAWQMVYRDNPFPAACGRVCTHPCQSKCYRGKVDEPVNIMQLKRVAADYAYSNLSELPLPAVMEAKGKKVAIIGAGPAGLSCAYQLAKRGYTVTVFEALPVGGGMMRVGIPEYRLPKKWVDLEIELITKLGVEIKYNTALGRDITLESLREQGYEAIFLGIGAHKGLALNVPGEDLEGVIHGVPFLRKVALGEAVQIGKRVAVIGGGNTAMDCARTALRLGAEAVQIIYRRTEAEITALPEEIAEAKEEGIVFTMLHSPKAFIGAGGKLTAIELIKNQLGEPDASGRRSPVPVPGSEYQVEVDTVILAVGQQPDASCLDGANLKLGRSNTIVADPQTLATDIPGVFAGGDAVTGPKTVIEAIAAGKTAAESIDRYLQGMDLKEGRQFAVEEEDIAPFRFEKEAIPAQEQQKAAHSDPAQRSKSFVEVAQAMAVEQAQQEAERCLNCGVCSECLECEKACLASAIRHDQQEEEMEIQVGAIVLCPGFEKFDAAKLAYYGYGRYPNVLTSLEFERVLSASGPFQGHLVRPYDHKEPRRIAWIQCVGSRNIREDHGYCSSVCCMYAIKEAVIAKEHSAEPLETTIFFMDMRTFGKGFEKYYDRAREESGVRFVRSRIFAIDEKNDQSRNLIIRYADENGQLHQEEYDLVVLSVGLQPSPAVIELGQKLGLDMNKYGFAEPAPLSGVATNKPGIFIAGAFAGPKDIPETVMQASAAAGAAGSMLSDVRGTLIKEKYYPPERDVSGEEPRIGVFVCNCGINIGGVVRVPEVVEMAKTLPHVVYAGEYLYVCSQDSQAAIRQAIEEHKLNRVVVASCSPRTHKVLFQETLMEAGLNRYLFEMANIRDQCSWVHMHEPDKATEKAKDLVKMVVAKAALLKPIHQQPVGITKAALVIGGGVSGLNSALAMAEQGYQVHLVEKESQLGGLARRMSSGLSGEDIASYLQELVDKVNANSLINVYTGVEVQEVKGFLGNFTTTLSDGRQVKHGVVIIAIGGEEYKPTEYLYGQHKAVLTQLELAEALAAGDERLNQVKTAVFIQCVGSREPQRRYCSRVCCTKTLKLALELKEKDPQTRVFVLYRDIRAYGFYEELYTRARQKGVIFIRYNVDNKPQVVANGDQVQVTVTDHVLGLPVVIDADLLCLAAAILPARDNKKMNSIFKVPLNEDGFFLEAHMKLRPVDFASEGIYMAGLAHGPKTIDENIAQARAAVSRACTILAKDQLQSHGVVAQVQPDKCAACLTCVRLCPFNAPKINNYAAEIEAVLCQGCGTCAGECPNKAITLQSYNDAIYMSMVSGLYQGEGC; from the coding sequence ATGAGTGCTGAAAAAGTCGGGGCAGTAATGGTAGTAGGAGCTGGCATTGCCGGTATCCAGGCTTCCCTGGACCTGGCGGAATCCGGTTACTATGTCTACCTGGTGGAAAGTTCCCCGGCCATTGGTGGGACCATGCCCATGCTGGATAAAACTTTTCCCACCAACGATTGTTCTATGTGCATCCTGTCGCCCAAACTGGTGGAGTGCGGGCGGCACCTGAATGTAAAAACTCTCACCTGCGCTAAAGTAGAGGAAGTAAGCGGCGAACCGGGCAATTTCAAGGTAAAGGTGCGCCAGGCTCCGCGCTTTGTGGACCTGGATAAGTGCAAGGCCTGCGGTGAGTGTGCCAGCGTCTGTCCGGTGGAAGTAAAAAGTGAGTTCAACCAGGGATTGGGCAAGCGCAAAGCTGTTTACAAGCACTATGCCCAGGCCTTCCCCAACGCCTTTGTTATTGACAAGGCAGGCACACCTCCCTGCCGGGCGGCCTGTCCGGCTGGAGTGAACGCCCAGGGTTATGTTCAGTTGATTAAAAAGGGCAAACTGATGGAAGCATGGCAGATGGTTTATCGCGACAACCCCTTCCCGGCGGCCTGTGGACGGGTGTGCACCCACCCGTGCCAGAGCAAGTGCTACCGGGGTAAGGTGGATGAGCCGGTAAACATTATGCAGTTAAAACGTGTTGCCGCTGATTACGCTTATAGCAATTTGAGCGAACTGCCGCTGCCAGCAGTTATGGAAGCAAAAGGCAAAAAGGTGGCCATAATTGGTGCCGGTCCGGCAGGTTTGTCCTGCGCCTATCAACTGGCCAAGCGTGGCTACACGGTAACGGTTTTCGAAGCCCTGCCTGTGGGTGGCGGTATGATGCGGGTGGGCATTCCCGAGTACCGGCTGCCGAAAAAATGGGTAGATTTAGAAATAGAATTAATCACCAAACTGGGCGTCGAGATTAAGTACAACACCGCCCTGGGGCGGGATATCACACTGGAAAGCCTGCGCGAGCAGGGTTATGAAGCTATTTTCCTGGGCATTGGGGCCCACAAGGGTTTGGCTCTCAATGTTCCCGGCGAAGATCTGGAGGGCGTCATCCATGGTGTTCCCTTCCTGCGCAAAGTAGCCCTGGGTGAAGCCGTGCAGATCGGTAAGCGCGTGGCGGTGATCGGCGGTGGTAATACAGCCATGGACTGCGCTCGCACCGCCCTGCGGTTGGGGGCCGAAGCGGTGCAAATTATCTACCGCCGCACGGAAGCCGAGATCACTGCTCTGCCGGAAGAAATTGCCGAGGCCAAGGAAGAGGGCATTGTGTTTACCATGTTGCACAGCCCCAAGGCTTTCATCGGTGCGGGCGGTAAACTGACGGCCATTGAATTGATCAAAAACCAGTTGGGCGAGCCCGATGCCAGTGGACGGCGCAGTCCTGTGCCCGTACCGGGTAGTGAATATCAGGTCGAGGTTGATACCGTAATTTTAGCCGTAGGGCAGCAGCCCGATGCCAGTTGTTTGGATGGTGCGAACCTGAAGCTGGGACGCAGCAACACGATTGTTGCTGACCCGCAGACTCTGGCCACGGATATACCCGGGGTGTTTGCTGGCGGTGACGCTGTAACCGGGCCCAAAACCGTGATTGAAGCCATCGCGGCCGGTAAGACAGCTGCCGAGTCCATCGACCGCTACCTGCAGGGGATGGATTTAAAAGAAGGCCGTCAGTTTGCTGTTGAGGAAGAGGATATTGCTCCCTTCCGTTTCGAGAAGGAAGCGATTCCTGCCCAGGAGCAACAAAAAGCAGCTCATAGCGATCCTGCCCAGCGCAGCAAGTCTTTTGTTGAGGTGGCGCAGGCTATGGCTGTGGAACAGGCACAGCAGGAAGCCGAGCGTTGTCTGAACTGTGGTGTGTGCTCCGAGTGCCTGGAGTGCGAGAAAGCCTGTCTGGCCAGTGCTATCCGGCATGATCAGCAGGAAGAAGAGATGGAAATCCAGGTGGGCGCTATTGTGCTCTGCCCGGGTTTTGAAAAATTTGATGCAGCAAAGCTGGCCTATTACGGTTATGGTAGATACCCCAATGTGCTGACCAGCCTGGAGTTTGAACGGGTTTTGAGCGCGTCGGGACCTTTCCAGGGCCATCTGGTGCGTCCCTACGATCACAAAGAACCACGCCGCATTGCCTGGATCCAGTGCGTTGGCTCGCGCAACATCCGTGAGGATCACGGGTATTGTTCGTCGGTATGCTGCATGTATGCCATTAAAGAAGCGGTGATTGCCAAGGAGCACAGTGCCGAACCTCTGGAAACCACCATCTTCTTTATGGATATGCGCACCTTTGGCAAAGGTTTTGAAAAGTATTACGATCGGGCCCGGGAGGAAAGTGGTGTCAGGTTTGTAAGGTCAAGAATATTTGCAATAGATGAGAAAAATGACCAGAGCAGGAACCTGATTATCCGCTACGCAGATGAAAACGGGCAACTGCATCAGGAAGAATACGACCTGGTAGTTCTATCCGTGGGCCTGCAGCCCTCGCCGGCCGTAATCGAGTTGGGCCAAAAGCTGGGCCTGGATATGAACAAATACGGTTTTGCCGAGCCGGCACCCTTGAGCGGTGTGGCTACAAACAAACCGGGCATCTTTATTGCCGGGGCGTTTGCCGGGCCCAAAGATATTCCGGAAACCGTCATGCAGGCCAGCGCGGCGGCGGGAGCGGCCGGCAGCATGCTTTCCGATGTGCGCGGCACATTGATCAAAGAAAAATATTACCCGCCCGAGCGCGATGTCTCCGGTGAGGAACCGCGGATAGGCGTCTTTGTGTGTAACTGCGGGATCAACATTGGTGGCGTGGTACGGGTGCCCGAAGTGGTGGAAATGGCCAAAACGCTGCCCCATGTGGTCTATGCCGGTGAGTATCTCTATGTTTGCTCCCAGGACAGCCAGGCAGCTATCAGGCAGGCCATTGAGGAGCACAAGCTCAACCGGGTGGTGGTGGCCTCCTGCAGCCCGCGTACACACAAGGTGCTCTTCCAGGAAACTTTGATGGAGGCCGGTCTTAACCGCTACCTGTTTGAGATGGCCAACATCCGCGACCAGTGTTCCTGGGTGCACATGCATGAACCGGACAAAGCAACCGAGAAGGCCAAGGATCTGGTGAAAATGGTGGTGGCCAAGGCTGCGTTGCTCAAACCGATCCACCAGCAACCAGTGGGCATCACCAAGGCTGCCCTGGTCATTGGTGGCGGTGTGTCCGGGTTAAACAGCGCTCTGGCTATGGCCGAGCAGGGCTACCAGGTGCACCTGGTGGAGAAAGAGAGCCAATTGGGTGGATTGGCCCGCCGCATGAGCAGTGGCTTAAGCGGGGAAGACATTGCCTCTTACCTGCAGGAACTGGTGGATAAGGTTAATGCCAACTCTTTGATTAATGTCTATACCGGTGTGGAAGTCCAGGAAGTGAAGGGCTTTTTGGGTAACTTCACCACCACGCTTTCCGATGGACGGCAGGTCAAACATGGCGTGGTGATCATTGCCATCGGAGGTGAAGAGTACAAGCCCACCGAGTACCTCTATGGCCAGCATAAAGCAGTGTTAACCCAGCTGGAACTGGCCGAGGCTTTAGCTGCCGGGGATGAGCGTCTGAATCAGGTGAAGACGGCCGTCTTTATCCAATGCGTGGGTTCCCGGGAGCCGCAGCGCCGTTACTGCAGCCGGGTATGCTGTACCAAAACGCTCAAACTGGCTTTGGAATTGAAAGAAAAAGACCCGCAAACCCGTGTATTTGTTCTCTACCGCGACATTCGCGCATACGGATTTTACGAGGAACTTTATACCAGGGCCAGACAAAAAGGTGTTATTTTCATTCGCTACAATGTGGATAACAAGCCACAGGTTGTGGCCAACGGTGACCAGGTTCAGGTTACTGTAACCGATCATGTGCTGGGTTTACCTGTGGTCATTGATGCCGACCTGTTGTGTCTGGCGGCCGCCATTCTGCCAGCGCGGGACAATAAGAAAATGAACAGCATTTTCAAGGTGCCCTTGAACGAAGATGGCTTCTTCCTGGAGGCACACATGAAATTGCGTCCCGTGGACTTTGCTTCCGAGGGCATTTACATGGCCGGTTTGGCACACGGACCCAAGACCATTGATGAGAACATCGCCCAGGCCAGGGCGGCGGTCAGCCGGGCCTGTACTATACTGGCCAAGGACCAGTTGCAGTCGCACGGTGTGGTGGCTCAGGTGCAGCCCGATAAGTGCGCGGCATGTCTGACCTGCGTCCGTCTCTGTCCCTTCAATGCACCCAAGATTAACAATTATGCTGCCGAAATCGAGGCCGTGCTTTGCCAGGGTTGCGGTACTTGCGCCGGCGAGTGTCCGAACAAAGCCATTACCCTGCAGAGCTATAATGACGCCATTTACATGAGCATGGTGAGCGGCCTGTATCAGGGGGAGGGTTGTTAA
- a CDS encoding (Fe-S)-binding protein, translated as MEVIQASQMNPKFRDEIADLVKNYDFTQCLACGMCTAGCPYSDIHENQDPRKFLRKIVLGLKEEAWNDPYIWYCTMCERCTIECPMGVNIPSIVRSMRGQMEPRGYLQTIAEEHKASGNQMNVSQEDYEETLAWIEEELQAELDDPDYRIPLNKQGAKYFYGFNARDIKYYPHELQATLKLFYAADLDYTISTVRWDATNIALFTGKTDDFLAISMPLWEEVVRLGCEELIVTECGHAFRSMRWGYRTYWKGKEFKIRHILQLLNDLVKEGRLKLDPNAITEVVTYHDPCNTARKEGVWEEPRELIRSFIKNFVDMNPNGKMNYCCGAGGGGMAMPEYNEYRKAKGKRKVDQVVATGAEIVIVPCHNCIDQFNDLNKWYPEKAKSKNVHMCSLMERALILDKKNK; from the coding sequence ATGGAAGTTATTCAGGCTTCTCAAATGAATCCCAAGTTCCGGGATGAAATTGCCGACCTGGTGAAAAACTACGATTTTACCCAGTGCCTGGCCTGCGGCATGTGTACGGCCGGCTGCCCCTATTCCGATATCCATGAAAACCAGGACCCGCGCAAGTTTTTGCGCAAGATTGTCCTGGGTCTCAAGGAAGAAGCGTGGAACGACCCGTACATCTGGTATTGCACCATGTGCGAGCGTTGCACCATTGAATGTCCCATGGGCGTAAATATTCCTTCCATCGTCCGTTCCATGCGCGGGCAAATGGAACCGCGGGGCTATCTACAGACCATTGCCGAGGAGCACAAAGCTTCCGGCAACCAGATGAACGTTTCGCAGGAAGACTATGAGGAAACCCTGGCCTGGATTGAGGAAGAACTGCAGGCTGAACTGGACGATCCCGATTACCGCATTCCTCTGAACAAGCAGGGTGCCAAGTATTTCTATGGCTTCAACGCCCGGGATATTAAATATTACCCGCACGAATTGCAGGCCACATTAAAGCTCTTCTACGCGGCCGATCTGGACTACACCATCAGCACGGTGCGCTGGGACGCCACCAACATCGCCCTGTTTACGGGCAAGACCGACGATTTTCTGGCCATATCCATGCCGCTGTGGGAGGAAGTGGTGCGCCTGGGTTGTGAGGAACTGATTGTGACAGAATGCGGTCACGCTTTCCGCTCCATGCGCTGGGGCTACCGTACGTACTGGAAGGGCAAGGAATTTAAGATCCGCCACATTTTGCAACTGCTCAACGACCTGGTGAAAGAGGGACGCCTCAAGCTGGACCCCAATGCCATTACCGAGGTTGTTACTTACCACGACCCCTGCAACACGGCGCGTAAAGAGGGTGTGTGGGAAGAGCCGCGCGAATTGATCCGCAGCTTTATTAAGAACTTTGTAGACATGAACCCCAATGGTAAGATGAACTATTGCTGCGGCGCCGGTGGTGGCGGTATGGCTATGCCGGAATACAACGAATACCGCAAGGCCAAGGGTAAGCGCAAGGTGGACCAGGTTGTGGCAACCGGGGCGGAAATTGTTATAGTACCCTGCCACAACTGCATCGACCAGTTTAATGACCTGAACAAGTGGTATCCCGAGAAGGCCAAATCCAAGAACGTGCATATGTGCTCTTTGATGGAGCGGGCCTTGATTCTGGACAAGAAGAACAAATAG